The nucleotide window TCTCCCTTTGGATGGGAGAGGGTGAAAGAAAACTCTGCAGGTTTCCCCTCCCACGAAGGGAGGGGATTTAGATTGAGGGGCCTTATTTTATCTCTGTTTTTAGGTCCGATTTGGATTCCTTTAAGGGGCATTACAGACCAAGAATAGTGGCGCCTTTACCATGAGAGAAAAAAAATCCCAAGAAGAAAAGGTAACAACTCCAATGCAAACATTTAAAAAGGGTTTATTAGGAGGGATTTTCGGGGTTTTTTTATGGTTTCCTCACTTCATTTTTCAGATATAGTGGGTGCAATTATTACTTCCTGTACTAAACACCCTTGAGGTCTACCACAGAATACAATATTTCTGTTGTTAGTCGTGGATGAAAGGGGGCATTCGTTTGGGGTTGGAAGCCCCCACCACCTCCCCACTAGGGGGAGGCAGGTAAGGCGATTGCGGTTGACTGGGAGGAGCAAAAGTATATAAGATTTTCCTGGCGCTCTCACAGTGCTCTACGTTTTCCAAACCGCTTGAAAACGAATTTAGGCGAGGGATCAGATCAAAGGAAATATTATTGGGGATATTTACAGCGTTGATCATCGGATATTTTCTGCTTCGGAAAACAATGAAGCCCACCAAGCAATTGGCCGTTGAAGATTTGCTCGATAATGATACAAAAGAATTCGTTGAGAACAGAAAAAAACTAGACCAGCCATACTCGTTCTTCATAGATGCGGCGCGTGAGCCGTCCCGACTACTAGCGGATCTTCGCGAAAAACACAAAGATCAGTCATTATCAAAATTGACAGAACTCTACTACTCATTGTTGACAAAAATCCGGGAAGAGAAAAAGAATCGTGAGTTCAAGAAAATGTCCATGTACTCCCAAATGAGTCTGGGTCCAATAGAACCGTTAATTTTGCAAAACAAAATAGCATATGGCTCCTTCGACCTTGGAGGTATACCCGCTCTAAGGGAACCCCTTTCCTACTACGCCATAAACGGATATGGCGGACAGATCCAAAATATAGAAGAGATCGTTAACTTTTTTCAAGAACTGTCCGGATGGAAAGAAATGGTCCAAAACGCCAAGGAGATGGCCAGTATGTCGGTCCTTTTGATGAAAGCCATAGAAAGCAACCCTGGCACCCTTAAGAAGGACATTAAGAAGTTGATAAACATTTGAGGAGGGTAAGAAAGTCGCGAACGTTTTGTATTACATGGAACTCTACGGAAAAATTCGAAAAGAGAAATCCGGTAATATCAACAAGTTGTTCGCAGTAAAATGACCTATAACAACGCCATCGACACGGTCAGCAAAAACCATCGTTCCTTCGTTGTGCCATTTTTTGCTGGGGTTTGTGACAAACGTTAGGTATACGACCATGAAGACAATGGCACCGCGTGATTTGGAAATGTATTTTCGGTGGACTGGGCATGCAGTGAAGCACTCGGACACGGGTCTCGATTCCTGTTAAAATCCTACTATGTCCCCGCATCAGAATTCTCTGCAATATCTATAAGTGCTTTTAGTTTTCCGGCATGTCCCGGATCAAGAAATTTTAATGCTTCATAGTTTGCCCGGGCCTTTTCTATTTTTCCCTGGCTTACATTAGATACACCAAGTTCATAAAGGGTCTCTTTATCTTTTGGGTCAATTTGAAGGATTATTTCAAATTCTTTTATTGCTTTATCATAAAGCCCTGCTTGATCATATGATCCGGCTAGGTTAAAACGAGCTAAAGTATTTTTGGGGTTTATTCTTAAAGCTTCCTGGTATTCTTTGACCTCTAAATCGTACATCTTTTTATAATAGTAAAGGTAACCAAGTTCAAGATGTGCTGCTTCAAAATTATTATCAAGTTCTATTGATGATTTAAAATATTTTATTGCTTCATCATATTTTTCTTCGTTATCAGACAAGACACCTTTGAGGTACATATTAATAGCTTCCCCCTTATTCTTCACCTGACCAATCTCTGAAAGGGGTTTAAAATTTCCTTCTATTTTATCTGACTCACTCAAAATTATAGCAATGCTATTTTTCTCTTCCTGTTGGATGGTCATTCCGATTACTTTACCAGCCTCATTCAATAATACTCCTTTACTGTTTGTTGAAGTAGTAGAAGCTAATTGAATATAGGGTGATTTCCCTTCACCTCTTCTTGTACTTAGAGGTATATTTTTTGTGACAACTGCTTTTGAAAACCCCCCTTCTGGATCATTTGGACCAGTAAATTTTATGACTTTATTGCCGATTTCTACGGCCCTAGTTTCTGATAGTTTTAAAGCAGGTAGATTTTCCTTATTAACCTTAATGAGGGCTAAATTTTTTTCAAAATCTGGAACAACACTTTCGGCCTGGTAAGTACTTCCATCATTAAAATCGATTTTTGCAGAATTGGCATTATTTAAATCACTTAAATTCGTTAAAATAAGACCGCTGGAATCTAGAACGAATCCTGGAACTTCTCTTAATATTTTACCTTTTTTATCAATTACATTGACCTTAACCGCAGCTTTTTGTGCTTTTCTAACAATTTCATCGGGGATAGTATTTTGGGTGGTAAAGGTTTTTTCTGGCTTAATAAATTGCAATGTTAAGTAAACGGTAGTTGAACAAACTACCAACAGGCTTAAAAAAGTCCCAAAAGCATATTTCCAGGTAATCTTAGGGATAAATGTTTTCCCCCAACCTTTAGTTGGGGAAAGAATTGTATTCTTTATCGTTGAAAACAAATCCTTTGAGGGTGTAGTGGCTTGTGGCAAGGAATTTATTAGTCTTTCTTCTAAGGAAAGGGGCAAAGGTTCTTTGTATTTCTCAAAATGGATTAACTCCCTTAATTCTGACAATTGATTTAGGCAGAATAAACAACCCTTTATATGGTCCTCAACTTTGAGGGTTTCTCTTTGGGTCAGTTTTTTCTCCAAATAGGAACCAAGTACATTAGTATCTAGGCAACTATCTGTTTTTGTTGACAAAATATTTTTGGCTATATGCAATTTATGTCTATTTTCAAGATCAGCCATAGAGTTCACCTACACTTAAAGACTACTTGAAAGAAAAATTTCTTCCAATACCAAAAAATTTTTTTATTCTTCAATTCCACGTTTTCTAAGCTCATCCTTAATTTTTTCAACAATTCTAGAATTTCGAGATGCTACCGTTCCCATTGGGACTTCAAGGAGGTCACTGATTTCTTTATCTTTGTATCCTTTCATCTTGAAAATAAAAACCTCTTGGTCTTTAAGAGGGAACTGTTGGAGAATTTCTTGCAATACTTTTATTATTTCACTTCCCTCAGTTATTTTATCTGGTCCTGGGTTTTCATCTTTACAGTTTAATAAACCTAAATTTCCCTCTTCTATCTGGTCACCCATTTCCATAGGAAAGGAAATAAGATCTTGGGCCATATTTTTCCATCTATTTTCTGTTTTTAGGTATGTTTGAGCTTCATTTACAACAATAACC belongs to Nitrospiria bacterium and includes:
- a CDS encoding sigma-70 family RNA polymerase sigma factor; its protein translation is MEPLPLISKCVKGDNKAWEVFTKEYGPMAMNILRKFIDLDDFGKENVLQNVYIKLIKGGLANFRGNSRFEFLKYYKVIVVNEAQTYLKTENRWKNMAQDLISFPMEMGDQIEEGNLGLLNCKDENPGPDKITEGSEIIKVLQEILQQFPLKDQEVFIFKMKGYKDKEISDLLEVPMGTVASRNSRIVEKIKDELRKRGIEE
- a CDS encoding trypsin-like peptidase domain-containing protein — translated: MADLENRHKLHIAKNILSTKTDSCLDTNVLGSYLEKKLTQRETLKVEDHIKGCLFCLNQLSELRELIHFEKYKEPLPLSLEERLINSLPQATTPSKDLFSTIKNTILSPTKGWGKTFIPKITWKYAFGTFLSLLVVCSTTVYLTLQFIKPEKTFTTQNTIPDEIVRKAQKAAVKVNVIDKKGKILREVPGFVLDSSGLILTNLSDLNNANSAKIDFNDGSTYQAESVVPDFEKNLALIKVNKENLPALKLSETRAVEIGNKVIKFTGPNDPEGGFSKAVVTKNIPLSTRRGEGKSPYIQLASTTSTNSKGVLLNEAGKVIGMTIQQEEKNSIAIILSESDKIEGNFKPLSEIGQVKNKGEAINMYLKGVLSDNEEKYDEAIKYFKSSIELDNNFEAAHLELGYLYYYKKMYDLEVKEYQEALRINPKNTLARFNLAGSYDQAGLYDKAIKEFEIILQIDPKDKETLYELGVSNVSQGKIEKARANYEALKFLDPGHAGKLKALIDIAENSDAGT